In Serratia sp. FDAARGOS_506, a genomic segment contains:
- a CDS encoding PhoX family phosphatase: MTKQIEQLDADRLIDPTRRKLLLGSAGAVGLAGFLGGGIWSVSAEALADDLPPNKLLGFQGIAASTADEVTIAQGYRAEVLISWGEPLVDGAPAFDPQGNNSAADQEKQFGDNNDGMSFFPIDDRHGVMAINNEYVNEQYLFAHGGAKATSLEEVRKSQAAHGVSIVAVKRIGEGQRWELERPSRYNRRITANTEMQFSGPAAGHPLLQTAADPSGRKVLGTFGNCANGKTPWGTYLTCEENFDTYFGTRQADYPTTPEQKRYTLKVSEPERNWPDYDERFDVAKNPNEFNRHGWIVEIDPLNPTSTPIKHTALGRFKHENAAVIVAKDGRLVVYMGDDERGEHIYKYVSKGVVDAANPANNRTLLDEGTLYVAQFDGDEAGTPLKGKGRWIALEFGKNGLTPENGFRDEAEVLIFARKAAQQVGATKMDRPEWIAVNPHDGRAYCTLTNNSKRGEEGMPLNAANPRPNNIYGQIIRWDEGGDATADTFAWDMYALCGNPIAHPEGVNRGTPNITADNTFNSPDGLGFDRAGRLWILTDGKYSNKGDYVGQGNNQMLVGDPVSGEIRRFMVGPKSCELTGITFTPDYKTMFVNVQHPGEEGDSHFPNNSPRPRSSVLMITREDGGVIGA, translated from the coding sequence ATGACCAAGCAAATTGAGCAATTAGACGCCGACCGCCTGATCGATCCTACTCGCCGCAAACTGCTGCTCGGCAGCGCCGGCGCTGTCGGCCTGGCCGGTTTTCTCGGCGGCGGTATCTGGTCGGTCTCCGCCGAGGCGTTGGCCGATGATCTGCCGCCGAACAAGCTGCTGGGCTTTCAGGGTATCGCCGCCTCTACCGCCGACGAGGTGACCATCGCTCAGGGTTATCGTGCGGAGGTGCTGATCTCCTGGGGCGAGCCGCTGGTGGATGGCGCGCCGGCCTTCGATCCGCAGGGCAATAACAGCGCCGCCGATCAGGAAAAGCAGTTTGGCGACAACAACGACGGCATGAGCTTCTTCCCGATCGACGATCGCCACGGCGTGATGGCCATCAATAACGAATACGTTAACGAACAGTATCTGTTCGCCCATGGCGGTGCCAAGGCCACCAGCCTGGAAGAGGTGCGTAAATCGCAGGCGGCGCATGGTGTTTCCATCGTGGCGGTAAAGCGTATCGGCGAAGGCCAGCGTTGGGAATTGGAGCGCCCGTCGCGCTATAATCGCCGCATCACCGCCAACACCGAAATGCAGTTCAGCGGCCCGGCCGCCGGGCATCCGCTGCTGCAGACTGCCGCCGATCCGAGCGGGCGCAAGGTGCTGGGTACCTTCGGCAACTGCGCCAACGGCAAGACGCCGTGGGGCACCTACCTGACCTGCGAAGAAAACTTCGATACCTATTTCGGCACCCGTCAGGCCGATTACCCAACCACGCCGGAACAAAAACGCTACACGCTGAAGGTCAGCGAGCCGGAACGCAACTGGCCGGACTACGACGAACGGTTCGATGTGGCGAAGAACCCCAACGAATTCAACCGCCACGGCTGGATTGTGGAGATCGACCCGCTGAATCCAACCTCGACGCCAATCAAGCACACCGCGCTGGGCCGTTTTAAACATGAAAATGCGGCGGTGATCGTGGCCAAAGACGGTCGCCTGGTGGTGTACATGGGTGACGACGAGCGAGGCGAACATATCTACAAGTACGTTTCCAAAGGCGTGGTCGACGCCGCCAATCCGGCCAACAATCGCACGCTGCTGGACGAAGGGACGCTGTACGTGGCGCAGTTCGACGGCGACGAAGCAGGCACGCCGCTGAAGGGCAAAGGACGCTGGATTGCGCTCGAATTCGGCAAGAACGGCCTGACGCCGGAGAACGGCTTCCGCGACGAGGCCGAAGTGCTGATCTTCGCCCGCAAGGCGGCGCAGCAGGTCGGGGCTACCAAAATGGATCGTCCGGAGTGGATAGCGGTGAACCCGCATGACGGCCGCGCGTACTGCACGCTGACCAACAACAGCAAGCGCGGTGAGGAAGGGATGCCGCTGAACGCCGCCAACCCGCGGCCGAACAATATCTATGGCCAGATCATTCGCTGGGATGAAGGCGGCGACGCCACCGCCGACACCTTTGCCTGGGACATGTATGCGCTGTGTGGCAACCCGATAGCCCACCCGGAAGGCGTCAACCGCGGCACGCCGAACATCACGGCGGACAACACGTTCAACAGCCCGGACGGGCTGGGCTTCGATCGCGCCGGCCGCCTGTGGATCCTCACCGATGGCAAGTACAGCAACAAGGGGGACTACGTCGGACAGGGCAACAATCAGATGCTGGTGGGCGATCCGGTCAGCGGTGAAATTCGCCGTTTCATGGTGGGGCCGAAGTCCTGTGAACTGACCGGTATCACCTTCACTCCGGACTACAAGACGATGTTCGTCAACGTGCAACATCCGGGAGAAGAGGGGGACTCGCACTTTCCGAACAACAGTCCACGCCCGCGTTCATCGGTATTGATGATCACGCGTGAAGATGGCGGGGTGATTGGAGCATAA